One Synergistaceae bacterium genomic window carries:
- a CDS encoding DUF1902 domain-containing protein has product MDRIGYKIQVAWDEKALVWIATSDDLPGLVLESGSVDALIERVRVAAAELLEIAAGD; this is encoded by the coding sequence ATGGACAGAATAGGGTACAAGATTCAAGTCGCATGGGACGAAAAAGCGCTGGTATGGATTGCCACAAGCGATGATTTGCCGGGCCTTGTCTTGGAGTCCGGCTCTGTGGATGCGTTGATCGAGCGCGTCAGAGTGGCGGCGGCTGAGCTGCTGGAGATTGCTGCTGGAGATTGA